In Niallia sp. FSL W8-0635, one genomic interval encodes:
- a CDS encoding MFS transporter, which yields MDSSEKLKLLYKRTLMIVSISQIFGGAGLAAGVTVGALLAQQMLGTDAFAGVPTALFTLGSAGSALLVGRLSHRYGRRTGLTAGFIIGGIGAIGVIISAIVNSIVLLFIALLIYGAGTATNLQARYAGTDLANSKQRATAISTTMVFTTFGAVAGPNLVNVMGDFASSINVPSLAGPFILAAVAYISAGLVLFVMLRPDPLVIGRRMEAETHKSKGNGESAVIEYTEDKRGIIVGATIMVLTQIVMIAIMTMTPVHMTHHGHGLGAVGLVIGFHIGAMYLPSLITGILVDKLGRVTMAIASGMTLLIAGLLSAFAPGDSLVLLIIALSLLGLGWNFGLISGTALIVDSTEPSTRAKRQGAVDVLIALSGAAGGALSGMVVAGSSYLTLSLIGGIMSLILIPVVIWSRGNKK from the coding sequence ATGGATTCATCAGAAAAGCTAAAATTATTATACAAACGCACTTTAATGATTGTGAGTATTTCGCAAATCTTTGGTGGAGCAGGACTAGCAGCGGGAGTTACAGTTGGGGCACTTCTTGCACAGCAAATGCTTGGTACAGATGCATTTGCAGGGGTACCTACAGCTTTATTTACGCTAGGTTCAGCAGGATCAGCTTTATTAGTGGGGAGACTTTCACACCGCTATGGTCGTCGTACAGGTCTGACTGCTGGATTTATAATTGGAGGAATTGGAGCAATAGGGGTCATCATTTCAGCTATAGTAAATAGTATTGTCCTTTTATTTATTGCTCTTCTTATATATGGTGCAGGGACAGCGACAAATTTACAAGCAAGATATGCAGGTACTGACTTAGCTAATAGTAAACAGCGGGCCACTGCTATTAGTACGACAATGGTTTTTACAACCTTTGGTGCAGTTGCAGGACCCAATTTAGTAAATGTGATGGGGGATTTTGCTTCTTCTATTAATGTTCCATCACTCGCTGGTCCATTCATTTTAGCAGCAGTTGCGTATATTTCAGCAGGGCTTGTCCTTTTCGTCATGCTCCGTCCAGACCCTTTAGTAATCGGAAGAAGGATGGAAGCAGAAACACATAAATCTAAAGGCAATGGGGAATCAGCAGTAATAGAATATACAGAAGATAAAAGAGGAATTATCGTTGGTGCAACGATTATGGTTCTTACGCAAATTGTTATGATAGCCATTATGACAATGACGCCTGTTCATATGACACATCATGGACATGGCTTGGGTGCTGTCGGTTTAGTAATTGGGTTCCATATTGGTGCAATGTATCTCCCTTCCCTAATTACAGGAATTCTCGTTGACAAGTTAGGGCGAGTTACGATGGCAATTGCCTCTGGAATGACCTTGCTTATTGCAGGTTTACTTTCTGCTTTTGCACCGGGAGATTCTTTGGTTCTTCTAATTATTGCTCTTTCTTTACTTGGATTAGGGTGGAATTTTGGCTTAATAAGTGGGACTGCTTTGATTGTTGATTCAACCGAACCCTCCACACGAGCAAAAAGACAAGGGGCCGTTGATGTTCTAATTGCTTTGTCGGGTGCTGCTGGTGGGGCTTTATCTGGAATGGTTGTTGCAGGTTCAAGTTATCTAACTTTGTCGTTAATAGGAGGAATTATGTCCTTAATTCTAATTCCGGTGGTAATATGGTCTCGCGGAAATAAAAAATAA
- a CDS encoding aminotransferase-like domain-containing protein, whose translation MPINSFENYPMSWKPSINKTIKPIYKELARHLEKDILEGILISGTKLPPQRELADYLDLNVSTISKAFKVCELKGLLSATVGSGTYVSYDALSNVYLLEDTKPEHLIEMGATLPDNDSFEPLIIQLKSMLQETDYAKWFGYGRAGESQWQKDAAIKLIRRGGFETTADHILFANGGQNAIAATLASLCKPGDRIGVDEHTYPGLKTVAAMLSVQIIPIKSENDEMSPTAFEDACKNDNIKGIYIIPDYHNPTATCMSVENRKSIAEIAIKYKQFVIEDASYHLLGQIPRPAVASFAPEEVIYIASLSKSLAPGLRLAYVAVPSQFKELISKALYNLNIAVSPLLAELTARMIVSNQFEDLIWRHQEQNILRNQMLDHYLSDYICLGDRIGIFRWLLLPGKITGAEFEWLAAQNGVQLYAAERFVVGNSCPDRAVRIAVCAPRTLEELERGLIIIKSLVDSIT comes from the coding sequence ATGCCGATTAATTCTTTTGAAAACTATCCGATGAGCTGGAAACCATCGATTAATAAAACGATAAAACCTATATATAAAGAACTGGCGAGACATTTGGAAAAGGATATATTAGAGGGGATTTTAATATCGGGAACCAAGCTTCCTCCACAGCGAGAATTGGCTGATTATTTGGATTTAAATGTAAGTACCATTTCAAAGGCCTTTAAAGTTTGTGAGTTGAAGGGTTTGTTAAGTGCAACTGTAGGAAGCGGTACATATGTATCGTATGATGCGTTATCAAATGTATATTTACTGGAGGATACAAAGCCGGAGCATTTAATTGAAATGGGGGCAACATTACCAGATAATGATTCATTTGAACCACTGATCATCCAGCTTAAAAGCATGCTACAAGAAACAGATTATGCAAAATGGTTTGGATATGGTCGTGCGGGTGAAAGCCAATGGCAAAAAGATGCAGCTATTAAGCTTATTCGAAGAGGGGGTTTTGAAACAACCGCTGACCACATCTTATTTGCAAATGGGGGGCAAAATGCGATTGCAGCAACATTGGCAAGTCTTTGTAAGCCAGGTGATAGAATTGGGGTGGATGAACATACGTATCCAGGTTTAAAAACAGTTGCAGCGATGCTAAGTGTCCAAATAATTCCGATAAAATCTGAGAACGATGAGATGAGCCCAACAGCCTTTGAGGATGCCTGTAAAAATGATAATATTAAAGGCATTTATATAATCCCGGATTACCATAACCCTACAGCTACATGTATGTCGGTGGAGAATCGGAAAAGTATTGCCGAAATTGCTATTAAGTATAAACAGTTTGTGATTGAGGATGCATCATACCATCTTCTGGGGCAAATACCACGTCCTGCTGTAGCCTCCTTTGCCCCAGAAGAAGTCATTTACATTGCCAGTTTATCTAAATCATTGGCGCCAGGTCTCCGACTTGCTTATGTAGCTGTGCCGAGTCAATTTAAGGAGTTGATTTCAAAGGCTCTTTATAATTTAAATATAGCGGTATCGCCTTTATTAGCAGAGCTTACAGCAAGAATGATTGTATCCAATCAATTTGAAGACTTAATCTGGAGGCATCAAGAACAAAATATTCTTAGAAATCAGATGCTCGATCACTATTTGTCGGACTATATATGCCTTGGTGATAGGATAGGGATCTTTCGATGGTTGTTATTACCTGGCAAGATAACAGGTGCCGAATTTGAATGGTTGGCTGCACAGAATGGGGTGCAGCTTTATGCAGCAGAACGTTTTGTAGTAGGAAATAGTTGTCCAGATAGGGCAGTAAGGATTGCAGTATGTGCACCAAGAACACTTGAAGAACTCGAACGGGGATTAATCATCATCAAAAGCTTAGTAGACTCTATTACTTAA
- a CDS encoding S8 family serine peptidase, which translates to MKKSKVFVLVIMLFMLFSNSVSAATVPDKVITSKGKENQLQVQTIKVDELETAYKETDTVRVVVEMNTEPTVQYAQAQAKQVKELPKATTEKLKSEKLAEQKKVKDKVKAKKVKFKELENFTTIFNGFSGEMKYGDIEKMEELPEVAKVHIATAYERPEEETDMIYSKELVQAQDAWRDYGFKGEGMIVGVIDTGIDPNHKDMVLSEETEEELTKDEISQYKEANGLKGKFYSEKVPYGYNYMDENDIIQDIAEGASMHGMHVAGTVGANGDEDNNGIKGVAPEAQLLALKVFGNDPSVSTTWGDIYIKAIDDAIVLGADVLNMSLGSAAGFVAGDAPEQQAIERAVENGIMMSISAGNSAHFGNGFANPSSSNPDIGVTGSPGVAYDSLQVASIENSFIDIDALSYQYGETTGQAGFLSESSVHPNTVEEKTFQIVYAGLGTPEELAAVDVKDNYALIQRGDIGFVDKAINAQQAGAAGVIIYNNTDGFVSMATDTSIKIPQLFLLKTDGDKLAAALQDGENISITFEGKKTTSANPEAGKMSSFTSWGLTTNLDFKPEITAPGGQIYSTLENNQYGMKSGTSMAAPHVSGGSALVLERVDNEFDVSGFDRVNIAKNLLMNTAKPVTDIGTVNSAFEWEVPYSPRRQGAGLMQLHAALQSPVIVTEKKTQEGKVALKEVGNTFTFTLEAKNYSDKKVKYDVAANIQTDFAAYGELGYSANLLEAQQILDATIKVNDSEKTTITIPANKSKKIKVSVDLTNAKVIDPSLTGSWETPVAIDRVFENGYFVEGFVTLTDPTETNATLTVPYVGFKGDWNKAPILDGMKYDETSFYGMAGAVTKEGEDFLYLGYNPIKNTFTKEGIAISPNSDGVQEEIIPILSFLRNAKKVQYSIVDSNGKAVRTLLTQEEIRKNYYDGGRGTRYVLDSKWAWDGKVNGKLVEGQYYYRISATLDYPGAKPQVVDIPVIVDTVSPSVEVALVEDNKALEFAASDNENGSGVSYLDILVDGKSVLDTPMSGDTTEFTLPNEVEEGTAVTVVAYDYAGNKQETSVTAEEVKKDTTIPVVTLQTPEALEVYGAKEVAFSGTIKDESSIKEFTIDGQKVDAVYDEEKEQYTFNTSISFDNGVHSVEIKATDDADNTAVFKRSFIVDAKAPSISFNGLSGNRIVNSNGKNPSVHVTVKDNFDEIQLALNGSELYYQTFKQPYAMRSLEKTVKKVELNLEEGLNEFEFTATDLAGHKTTKTVYFYKMSKKEKRKDIEIPKDK; encoded by the coding sequence GTGAAGAAAAGTAAAGTGTTTGTTCTAGTGATTATGCTCTTTATGCTATTCTCGAATAGTGTATCGGCAGCGACAGTACCAGACAAAGTAATCACTTCGAAAGGAAAAGAAAATCAGCTCCAAGTGCAAACGATTAAGGTGGACGAGCTAGAGACAGCTTATAAAGAAACAGATACGGTTCGTGTAGTGGTAGAAATGAATACAGAGCCAACTGTCCAATATGCTCAAGCACAGGCAAAACAAGTAAAGGAATTACCAAAAGCAACGACAGAAAAATTAAAAAGTGAAAAATTAGCGGAACAGAAAAAAGTAAAAGATAAAGTAAAAGCAAAAAAAGTAAAATTTAAAGAATTAGAGAATTTTACAACAATCTTTAATGGATTTAGTGGAGAAATGAAGTACGGTGATATTGAAAAAATGGAGGAACTTCCAGAAGTAGCGAAAGTACATATCGCAACAGCATATGAAAGACCAGAAGAAGAAACTGACATGATTTATAGTAAAGAACTTGTACAAGCTCAAGATGCATGGCGTGACTATGGATTTAAAGGGGAAGGTATGATTGTTGGGGTAATTGATACAGGGATTGACCCTAATCATAAGGATATGGTTCTTTCAGAAGAAACAGAAGAGGAATTAACAAAGGATGAAATTTCTCAATATAAAGAAGCCAATGGACTAAAAGGGAAATTTTATAGCGAAAAAGTACCTTATGGATATAACTACATGGATGAAAATGATATTATCCAAGATATTGCAGAAGGGGCAAGTATGCATGGGATGCATGTTGCTGGTACTGTTGGAGCAAATGGTGATGAAGATAATAATGGAATCAAAGGGGTTGCTCCTGAAGCACAGCTTCTCGCTTTAAAGGTTTTTGGAAATGACCCAAGTGTTTCCACTACTTGGGGAGATATTTACATTAAAGCAATTGATGATGCCATTGTGCTCGGGGCAGATGTACTTAATATGAGTTTAGGATCTGCAGCTGGATTTGTGGCTGGAGATGCTCCGGAACAGCAAGCGATTGAACGCGCGGTAGAAAATGGTATTATGATGTCCATTTCTGCAGGAAACTCTGCTCATTTCGGAAACGGCTTTGCAAATCCGTCTAGCTCTAATCCAGACATCGGGGTTACTGGATCACCAGGTGTAGCATATGATAGCTTACAAGTTGCATCTATTGAAAATAGTTTCATAGATATTGATGCTCTTTCCTATCAATATGGTGAAACGACTGGACAAGCGGGGTTCTTATCTGAAAGCAGTGTCCATCCAAATACAGTAGAAGAAAAAACATTCCAAATTGTTTATGCTGGATTAGGAACACCAGAAGAATTAGCAGCAGTGGATGTAAAGGATAACTATGCATTAATTCAAAGAGGCGACATTGGCTTTGTTGATAAAGCAATCAATGCACAGCAGGCCGGAGCAGCAGGTGTCATTATTTATAATAATACTGATGGCTTTGTTAGCATGGCAACAGATACAAGTATTAAAATCCCTCAGCTTTTCTTATTAAAAACGGACGGGGATAAATTAGCAGCAGCTCTTCAAGATGGAGAAAATATCTCGATTACATTTGAAGGCAAGAAAACAACTTCAGCAAATCCTGAGGCTGGAAAAATGAGTTCCTTTACTTCTTGGGGGTTAACTACAAACTTAGATTTTAAACCAGAAATTACAGCTCCAGGTGGGCAAATTTATTCTACACTAGAGAATAATCAATATGGAATGAAGAGTGGTACCTCGATGGCAGCTCCACATGTATCTGGAGGTTCAGCACTAGTATTAGAACGTGTAGATAATGAATTTGATGTATCAGGATTTGATCGAGTAAACATTGCGAAAAACCTATTGATGAACACTGCGAAACCAGTGACAGATATTGGAACGGTAAACAGTGCCTTTGAATGGGAGGTTCCTTATTCTCCACGTCGCCAAGGTGCAGGTCTCATGCAGTTGCACGCGGCATTGCAATCACCAGTTATTGTAACAGAGAAAAAGACACAAGAAGGGAAAGTGGCTTTAAAAGAAGTAGGAAATACTTTCACCTTTACGTTAGAAGCGAAAAACTATAGTGATAAAAAAGTTAAATATGATGTTGCAGCAAATATTCAAACAGATTTCGCAGCTTACGGGGAGCTAGGTTATTCTGCAAATCTATTAGAAGCACAGCAAATCTTAGATGCAACAATCAAAGTAAATGATAGCGAAAAAACAACGATTACTATTCCGGCAAATAAAAGTAAAAAAATAAAAGTATCTGTTGATTTAACTAATGCAAAAGTAATTGATCCTTCTCTAACAGGCAGCTGGGAAACTCCTGTTGCGATTGATCGTGTATTTGAAAATGGCTATTTTGTCGAAGGGTTTGTAACCTTAACAGATCCAACGGAAACAAATGCGACATTAACCGTTCCTTATGTTGGGTTTAAAGGAGATTGGAACAAAGCGCCAATTTTAGATGGCATGAAATACGATGAAACATCTTTTTATGGCATGGCTGGAGCAGTGACAAAGGAAGGGGAAGATTTCCTTTACCTAGGTTATAATCCGATTAAAAATACATTTACAAAAGAAGGAATTGCTATTTCACCAAATAGTGATGGGGTACAGGAAGAGATTATTCCGATTCTATCCTTCCTTAGAAATGCAAAAAAGGTGCAGTATTCTATTGTTGACAGTAACGGAAAAGCGGTGAGAACGCTGCTTACACAAGAAGAAATCAGAAAAAATTACTATGATGGCGGTAGAGGAACAAGATATGTCCTTGATTCTAAATGGGCATGGGATGGGAAAGTGAACGGAAAATTAGTAGAGGGTCAATATTACTATCGTATTAGTGCTACCCTTGATTATCCAGGCGCAAAACCACAAGTTGTAGATATACCAGTTATCGTTGATACAGTGAGTCCGTCTGTTGAAGTAGCTTTAGTAGAGGATAATAAAGCATTGGAATTTGCTGCATCAGATAATGAAAATGGATCTGGCGTTTCATATTTAGATATTTTAGTAGATGGGAAATCTGTTCTAGATACGCCAATGAGTGGTGACACAACAGAATTTACATTGCCAAATGAAGTAGAGGAAGGCACAGCTGTAACAGTAGTTGCCTATGACTATGCAGGAAATAAGCAGGAGACAAGTGTGACAGCGGAAGAAGTGAAGAAGGATACAACAATTCCAGTAGTCACTTTACAGACACCTGAAGCATTAGAGGTATATGGAGCGAAGGAAGTAGCATTTAGTGGAACAATCAAGGATGAGTCATCCATAAAAGAGTTTACGATTGATGGACAAAAGGTGGACGCAGTCTATGATGAAGAAAAAGAGCAATACACCTTTAACACATCGATTTCCTTTGATAATGGTGTTCATTCAGTTGAAATAAAAGCTACAGACGATGCAGATAATACTGCCGTATTTAAACGCAGCTTTATCGTAGATGCAAAAGCACCTAGCATTTCGTTCAATGGACTCTCTGGAAATCGTATCGTGAATAGTAATGGTAAAAATCCATCTGTTCATGTAACAGTAAAGGATAACTTTGATGAAATACAGCTAGCGTTAAATGGAAGTGAACTGTATTATCAAACATTTAAACAGCCTTATGCAATGAGAAGTCTAGAAAAAACAGTGAAAAAAGTGGAATTGAATTTAGAAGAAGGCTTAAATGAATTTGAGTTCACAGCAACCGATTTAGCTGGTCATAAAACAACTAAAACAGTTTACTTCTATAAGATGAGTAAAAAAGAAAAACGCAAAGATATTGAGATTCCTAAGGATAAATAA
- a CDS encoding YwpF family protein, whose protein sequence is MKTFKLISLQILAKEKLIPIKLIDGLIINKEDDYNHWLIEVYTDFSSIDFLDEAFNKKDDLLVQAVITKKENDPAPFEVTILSIQKFGDKASIMLEGTLKRDRKDYAELLLQYLIEEGYEGNKLTTKFTELMQSKPQTFLEKKL, encoded by the coding sequence TTGAAAACCTTTAAGTTGATTTCTTTACAGATTCTAGCGAAGGAAAAGCTGATACCAATTAAATTAATCGATGGATTGATTATCAATAAGGAAGATGATTATAATCATTGGCTTATCGAGGTTTATACGGATTTTTCTTCTATCGACTTTCTTGATGAAGCCTTTAATAAGAAGGATGATTTGCTTGTTCAAGCTGTTATTACAAAAAAAGAAAATGATCCTGCGCCTTTTGAAGTAACCATTCTATCTATCCAAAAGTTTGGAGACAAAGCAAGTATTATGTTAGAAGGAACATTAAAAAGAGATAGAAAAGACTATGCAGAATTGCTGCTCCAATATTTAATTGAGGAAGGGTATGAAGGAAATAAGTTAACAACTAAATTTACCGAGCTGATGCAAAGTAAACCACAAACGTTTTTGGAAAAGAAATTGTAG
- a CDS encoding GntR family transcriptional regulator gives MKNSAIVVPTVAQEVYKAIRNQIIRGEFAPGQKLSIRKLAELYGVSTMPVREALSKLESEGFVQFDRRSIIVNQLSTKELIEIFAIRKLLEKQAVEWATPNIRPSDLVLLENIIKEMDENIHSPFEWRRLNKTFHFELYSHAHSKPLSELLHQLWGRVESYMNIYSSSEHLSSAQAEHYKMLELIKEEQLDDLTSLILEHIQITCDAIIEEMAKLE, from the coding sequence TTGAAGAATTCTGCGATTGTCGTCCCTACTGTAGCTCAAGAAGTGTATAAAGCTATTCGCAACCAGATCATTAGAGGAGAATTTGCACCAGGACAAAAGCTTTCCATAAGAAAATTAGCTGAATTATACGGAGTTAGTACAATGCCTGTTAGAGAGGCTTTATCTAAGCTTGAATCAGAAGGTTTTGTTCAATTTGATAGAAGAAGCATCATCGTGAATCAACTTTCTACCAAAGAACTAATCGAAATATTTGCCATTAGAAAATTACTTGAAAAGCAAGCGGTTGAATGGGCTACACCTAATATTCGTCCTTCTGATTTAGTATTACTTGAAAACATAATAAAAGAAATGGATGAGAATATTCATTCTCCTTTTGAATGGAGACGACTAAATAAAACATTCCATTTCGAATTATATTCACACGCACATTCTAAACCGTTATCAGAGCTATTACACCAGCTATGGGGAAGAGTAGAGTCCTATATGAATATTTATTCTTCCTCTGAACACCTTTCTTCCGCCCAGGCAGAACACTATAAAATGTTAGAATTAATCAAAGAAGAGCAATTAGATGATTTGACCTCTCTTATTCTGGAGCATATCCAAATAACTTGTGATGCGATTATAGAGGAAATGGCAAAATTAGAATAA
- a CDS encoding Bug family tripartite tricarboxylate transporter substrate binding protein, which translates to MKKYLISIISIILIVSLAACSSSSSSSSKSEEFPTKPVKLVIPYPPGGGTDVLFRLVAQYAEKHLGQTIVPTNMAGATSTVGSRFVKDAEPDGYTILGTHQVVATAEHTGVVDYGFSAFDPVVLMTSTPHIPSISKKFSEEHNIKTMNDFIEYVKAGNKVNWAYTVASEDHYSIAAMLDAAGVDPKSLNYIHYDGTGPQYAAILANQADGMIADYASGKGYYDDGTLVPLGMVFDERNPFLPDVPTLKEQGIDFSVSVDRGILAPKGTDPDRIKVINDAFKKALEDPELQKKIEELGSFPHYMTSEEYSNHVNELDSEMGKLAPKMEF; encoded by the coding sequence GTGAAAAAATATTTAATTAGCATTATTTCTATTATTTTAATTGTAAGTTTAGCAGCCTGCAGTTCTTCTAGTAGCTCATCATCTAAATCAGAAGAATTTCCAACAAAACCGGTAAAATTAGTTATTCCTTATCCTCCAGGTGGTGGAACAGACGTATTATTTCGTTTAGTTGCTCAATATGCTGAAAAACATTTAGGCCAGACTATTGTACCTACAAATATGGCTGGTGCTACTTCTACTGTTGGTTCCCGTTTTGTAAAGGATGCTGAACCAGATGGGTATACAATATTAGGTACACACCAAGTTGTTGCAACAGCTGAACATACAGGAGTTGTAGACTATGGTTTCTCTGCTTTTGATCCAGTTGTGCTAATGACTTCTACTCCCCATATTCCATCTATTAGTAAAAAATTTAGCGAAGAACACAATATCAAAACAATGAATGATTTTATTGAATATGTAAAAGCGGGCAATAAAGTGAATTGGGCTTATACGGTTGCTTCTGAGGACCATTATTCTATCGCTGCTATGCTGGATGCCGCTGGCGTAGATCCTAAATCATTAAATTATATTCATTATGATGGAACTGGACCTCAATATGCTGCAATCCTAGCTAATCAAGCGGATGGGATGATTGCCGACTATGCATCAGGAAAAGGATATTATGATGATGGAACTCTTGTACCACTTGGAATGGTTTTTGATGAACGTAATCCTTTCTTACCAGATGTACCGACATTAAAAGAACAAGGAATCGATTTCTCCGTTTCAGTAGATAGAGGTATTCTTGCTCCTAAAGGAACTGATCCTGATCGAATCAAAGTTATTAACGATGCATTTAAAAAAGCGTTAGAGGATCCAGAATTGCAGAAAAAAATTGAGGAATTAGGAAGTTTCCCTCATTACATGACTTCTGAAGAGTACTCTAACCATGTTAATGAATTAGATAGTGAAATGGGTAAACTTGCTCCTAAAATGGAGTTTTAA
- a CDS encoding tripartite tricarboxylate transporter TctB family protein: protein MVNRLFSIFILIVGSIFFINSNGFSEKSGVQTFAPSFFPRVIIALMMVLAICLLIKSFLKKEKDSVSLETIKTYISTHFRVLLILFLFLLYVIFLNIVGFLICSIVFLFISTIILRPFQKKYMTTNIILSVAFPVIVLLVFEQVLHIYLP from the coding sequence TTGGTTAATCGATTATTCTCCATATTTATTTTAATTGTAGGCAGTATCTTTTTTATAAACTCCAATGGATTTTCCGAAAAATCAGGGGTGCAGACTTTTGCCCCCTCGTTTTTTCCTAGAGTTATCATTGCTTTAATGATGGTTTTAGCTATTTGCTTACTGATAAAAAGTTTCCTAAAGAAAGAAAAGGATTCCGTCTCTTTAGAGACAATAAAGACTTATATCTCAACGCATTTTCGTGTTTTGTTGATACTGTTCTTATTCCTTCTTTATGTCATTTTCTTAAATATAGTAGGATTCTTAATTTGTTCGATTGTTTTTTTATTCATTTCTACGATTATCTTACGACCTTTCCAAAAAAAATACATGACTACAAATATTATTTTGTCAGTGGCTTTTCCTGTTATCGTACTGCTTGTGTTTGAACAAGTATTACATATTTATCTACCATAA
- a CDS encoding tripartite tricarboxylate transporter permease encodes MDLSMVLAAFQEVLHPMMILSIVIGVLVGIIAGAIPGFTFTMALILAFPFTFGMEPIQGLAVMIGIYIGGLSGGLISSILLGIPGTPSSVVTTFDGYPMTKNGEAPRALGVGIVSSVIGTIIGAIILFLLGPIIAKGSLLFGPWEIFSLVVFALTLIAGLSGKSMLKGLIAGCIGLLIGTVGVSPTGTVRFDFGIPELSSGFSTLPVLIGLFAISQLLMNVEELKSAIPTNQATSNMKKLIRIPYGQVFVDIFQEKWNVLRSSVIGCFIGCLPAAGAESATFISYDQAKKFGKNKAKFGKGHPGGIVASESCNNAVAGGAFIPTITLGIPGDVAQAVMIGALILHGINPGPALFTQQPILVNSIYVVIILSAISIFFIQTLLLPVFTKITAIPKSLMVPCILVISTVGAFALNNQLFDVMLVFIFGLIGFIFHKIDVPLSPIILGLILGPTLEKEMTRAYQMDPSILPFFTRPISLVFLILAVGSIIFTIIQLNKNGKVKTTPSNHEESQTHL; translated from the coding sequence TTGGATCTTTCAATGGTTTTAGCAGCTTTTCAAGAAGTATTACATCCTATGATGATTCTATCTATCGTTATCGGCGTTTTGGTTGGGATTATAGCTGGTGCAATCCCAGGGTTCACCTTTACAATGGCCCTTATTTTAGCTTTTCCATTCACCTTTGGAATGGAACCAATTCAAGGTTTAGCCGTTATGATCGGCATTTATATTGGCGGACTTTCTGGAGGGTTGATTTCTTCCATACTTTTAGGAATTCCTGGTACTCCTTCCTCTGTCGTTACCACCTTTGACGGCTATCCAATGACAAAGAATGGAGAAGCACCACGAGCACTCGGAGTAGGCATCGTCTCTTCTGTTATTGGAACCATTATTGGTGCGATTATTTTATTTCTATTAGGACCAATCATTGCTAAGGGGAGTCTTCTTTTCGGACCATGGGAAATATTCTCTCTCGTTGTTTTTGCACTCACTCTTATCGCTGGCTTAAGTGGTAAATCTATGCTTAAAGGGTTAATCGCTGGCTGTATTGGCCTTTTAATTGGAACTGTTGGTGTATCTCCAACTGGAACGGTTCGATTTGATTTTGGAATCCCTGAACTTTCCTCAGGATTTTCAACCTTACCTGTTCTAATTGGTTTATTTGCCATCTCCCAGTTACTAATGAATGTAGAAGAGTTGAAAAGCGCTATTCCTACAAATCAAGCTACTTCCAACATGAAGAAATTAATCCGCATTCCTTACGGGCAAGTATTTGTTGATATTTTTCAGGAAAAATGGAATGTGCTTCGTTCCTCTGTCATTGGCTGCTTTATCGGATGCCTTCCTGCTGCTGGAGCAGAATCTGCTACCTTTATTAGTTATGATCAAGCTAAAAAGTTTGGAAAGAATAAAGCGAAATTTGGGAAAGGTCATCCTGGTGGAATCGTCGCTTCGGAAAGCTGTAATAATGCGGTTGCTGGCGGAGCCTTTATTCCAACAATCACTTTAGGGATACCTGGTGATGTCGCACAAGCAGTAATGATTGGTGCATTAATTTTGCATGGAATTAATCCTGGACCGGCATTATTTACCCAACAGCCTATTTTAGTAAATTCCATCTATGTTGTTATTATCCTTAGTGCCATTTCCATCTTTTTCATCCAAACATTGCTGTTGCCTGTCTTCACAAAAATTACAGCTATTCCTAAATCGTTAATGGTACCTTGTATTTTGGTTATCAGTACTGTCGGCGCTTTTGCTCTTAATAACCAGCTATTCGATGTCATGCTTGTATTCATTTTTGGATTAATTGGCTTTATTTTTCATAAAATAGATGTTCCTTTATCGCCGATTATTCTGGGACTAATTTTAGGACCAACATTGGAAAAGGAAATGACGAGAGCTTATCAAATGGACCCCAGCATCTTACCGTTTTTCACAAGACCAATCTCTCTTGTTTTCTTGATTCTTGCTGTTGGATCCATTATTTTCACAATTATTCAATTAAACAAAAATGGGAAGGTAAAAACTACTCCTTCCAATCATGAAGAATCACAAACTCATCTTTGA